A region from the Thalassophryne amazonica chromosome 2, fThaAma1.1, whole genome shotgun sequence genome encodes:
- the chst1 gene encoding carbohydrate sulfotransferase 1, which yields MQCSWKAVILLALASIAIQYTAIRTLTSKPFQLCPLPNPHNCGLGGQETEPPFERGAAGCDDYPYFSLNTTRKIHILVLATTRSGSSFVGQLLNQHQEVFYLFEPLYHVQTTLIPRLSHSRNAADRRVMLGASRDLLRSLYGCDLYFLESYIKPTPTNHTTDKLFRRGASRALCQQPVCDAFGPADVNVEEGDCVKKCATLNMTLAMEACREKRHVAIKIVRVPEIGDLRALVEDPRLNIKVIQLVRDPRGILSSRIETFRDTYRLWRIWRATGRRPYNLDLSQLTIVCEDFLSSVSTGLSHPYWLKGKYMLVRYEDLARNPLLKTKEIYDYLGLLMDKNVEDWIHANTRGSNEPSAKHKFGTVRDSAANAESWRLKLSFDMVEYTQTVCQNVLHQLGYKAVKSVEELKNMSVSLVQEKTFVPFL from the coding sequence ATGCAGTGTTCCTGGAAGGCAGTGATTCTGCTGGCCTTGGCCTCCATCGCCATCCAGTACACGGCCATCCGGACACTCACCTCCAAGCCTTTCCAGCTCTGCCCGCTGCCAAACCCCCACAACTGCGGCCTTGGTGGCCAGGAAACTGAACCTCCCTTTGAGAGGGGAGCAGCAGGCTGTGATGACTATCCATACTTTTCCCTCAATACCACCCGCAAGATCCACATCTTGGTCCTGGCCACCACCCGTAGTGGCTCCTCATTTGTTGGCCAGCTGCTGAACCAGCACCAGGAAGTGTTCTACCTATTCGAGCCTCTTTATCACGTTCAGACCACCCTGATTCCACGTCTGTCACACAGTCGCAATGCTGCAGACCGGCGTGTGATGCTAGGAGCCAGTCGGGACCTCCTGAGAAGCCTCTATGGATGTGACCTCTATTTCCTTGAAAGCTACATTAAGCCGACACCTACCAACCACACCACGGATAAGCTGTTCCGTCGTGGCGCCAGTCGAGCATTGTGCCAGCAACCTGTATGTGATGCTTTTGGTCCTGCCGATGTCAATGTTGAGGAAGGGGATTGTGTCAAGAAATGTGCAACACTAAATATGACCTTAGCCATGGAAGCATGCCGTGAGAAGCGGCACGTGGCGATCAAGATTGTCAGGGTGCCGGAGATTGGGGATCTGCGGGCCTTGGTGGAAGACCCACGGCTAAACATTAAAGTCATTCAACTCGTTAGGGACCCACGTGGTATCCTGTCATCACGAATTGAGACATTTAGAGATACATATCGTCTATGGCGTATCTGGAGGGCTACGGGGCGAAGGCCCTACAATTTAGACTTGAGTCAGCTCACAATAGTCTGCGAAGACTTTCTCAGCTCTGTCTCGACTGGTCTCAGTCATCCCTACTGGCTAAAAGGAAAATACATGTTGGTTCGCTATGAAGATTTAGCTCGGAATCCGCTTCTTAAGACAAAAGAGATCTATGACTATCTGGGGCTACTAATGGATAAAAATGTGGAGGACTGGATACACGCAAACACTCGTGGCAGCAATGAGCCCTCAGCTAAACACAAGTTCGGCACCGTGAGGGACTCGGCAGCTAACGCGGAGAGCTGGCGTTTGAAACTGTCTTTTGATATGGTTGAATATACCCAGACGGTGTGTCAAAACGTGCTTCACCAGCTGGGCTACAAAGCTGTGAAATCAGTAGAGGAACTGAAAAATATGTCCGTCTCACTGGTACAAGagaaaacatttgtaccttttttaTAA
- the LOC117503450 gene encoding translation initiation factor IF-2-like has translation MDPTPDTKAQDQKTTRARRGTTPWRPQPPTTQQPSTPQCQHPCPTATTHPPKWAAGPTAPVQGPRTMAELASEQRYSVALKAEQEMADGRLPWEAAATAYPANPPPPSDPDSKFPAEGKVQRREWATYTGPTGPLAQHQTQQRHHRIHETRGGGQTRRSTESPGEEETNRGDRGPGSRRWTGHAAQWSPNQGRHNIGPWSSRGSHGAIGRQVGPTNPEGEAGVWRATYIRAPGRGITPHTPRPDSGPQPTDGRADRPNVKRNDGRPVTPPSPPPPLPIGPKAPQCGSGAPTSGPTSPPRHRGAPMPRKGGA, from the exons ATGGACCCCACCCCAgacaccaaagcccaagatcagAAGACCACCCGAGCAAGGCGGGGCACCACCCCATGGAGACCACAACCCCCAACCACCCAGCAGCCGTCGACtccccagtgccaacacccgtGCCCCACTgccaccacccacccccccaaATGGGCCGCGGGCCCCACAGCCCCAGTGCAGGGCCCCAGGACCATGGCAGAACTGGCGAG TGAGCAAAGAtacagtgttgcattaaaagcagagcAGGAGATGGCAGatggcagactgccgtgggaggCCGCAGCCACAGCctaccctgcaaacccaccaccgcctagtgacccTGACTCTAAATTC ccaGCGGAAGGAAAGGTGCAGCGCAGGGAGTGGGCCACATACACCGGCCCCACCGGACCCCTGGCCCAACACCAGACCCAGCAGAGGCACCACCGAATCCACGAGACAAGGGGAGGCGGGCAGACCCGGAGGAGCACTGAAAGCCCAGGGGAGGAAGaaaccaacaggggggacaggGGGCCAGGGAGCCGCAGATGGACGGGCCATGCCGCCCAGTGGTCTCCGAACCAGGGAAGGCACAACATAGGACCCTGGAGCAGTAGGGGAAGCCACGGAGCCATAGGGAGACAGGTGGGTCCCACAAACCCGGAGGGAGAGGCAGGGGTATGGAGGGCCACATACATCCGAGCCCCGGGGAGAGGTATCACCCCCCACACCCCCCGCCCAGATTCCGGACCCCAACCAACCGATGGCAGAGCAGACAGACCCAATGTGAAAAGGAACGATGGCCGCCCAGTTACCCCCCCGTCACCACCACCCCCACTGCCAATAGGACCAAAAGCCCCGCAGTGTGGCTCCGGGGCCCCCACCAGTGGGCCGACCAGCCCCCCCCGGCACAGAGGTGCACCCATGCCCCGCAAGGGAGGAGCCTGA